From the genome of Geminocystis herdmanii PCC 6308, one region includes:
- a CDS encoding vWA domain-containing protein, whose protein sequence is MFNLECQWDRSNKLSSSVSEHILRVRINPDTATTTAEGLPLRIAIALDTSSSMNGDKLAKAQEACIAIVNNLRPIDRLSLASYNTNVITLVNNSNNKTETTQAINNLTATGVTRTDLALNWFREVLPPEKGVARVGILITDGNATDAKGMMLDDPSSIVLQGQEISQNGIVIDTVGLGDASNFNTAFLTDLCAKGKGTFIYADNLANFQSLLTTRLSSFQTVALEGAKLKLNPKNQVKLKGFYCLRPDFLSLEEVLKNELLLGTIHTNCFTDILISVEVPPADFGNSNGEKEVLEIDLITAENNSIIKQITTLNYTGSYKEIQQINEDVDQDLLRWKLKIYSTELTKTVDPNKTGELLINMQVNATKIGEKELAKTVASTLDNLQKKGQLTPHQTTSLLRDTRQIN, encoded by the coding sequence ATGTTTAATCTTGAATGCCAATGGGATCGATCGAACAAACTTAGTTCAAGTGTATCAGAGCATATATTGCGTGTGAGAATCAATCCTGATACTGCAACTACTACCGCCGAAGGTTTACCCCTGAGAATCGCCATCGCCCTTGATACCAGTAGTTCCATGAATGGTGATAAACTAGCAAAAGCTCAGGAAGCCTGTATCGCTATTGTCAACAATTTAAGACCGATCGATCGTCTTTCCCTCGCCAGTTATAATACGAATGTGATCACTCTGGTTAACAACAGTAATAACAAAACCGAAACGACACAAGCTATTAATAATCTCACCGCTACTGGTGTCACCCGTACCGATTTGGCGTTAAATTGGTTTCGGGAAGTATTACCCCCAGAAAAAGGAGTGGCTAGGGTGGGCATCTTAATCACCGATGGTAACGCTACCGATGCTAAAGGCATGATGTTAGATGATCCTAGCTCGATCGTGCTTCAAGGGCAAGAAATCAGTCAAAACGGCATAGTCATCGACACCGTTGGCTTAGGGGATGCCAGTAATTTTAATACCGCATTTCTCACGGATTTATGTGCAAAGGGCAAAGGTACGTTTATTTATGCCGATAATTTAGCTAATTTTCAGAGTCTTTTAACCACCAGATTAAGCAGTTTTCAAACAGTGGCACTGGAAGGAGCAAAATTAAAATTAAATCCGAAAAATCAGGTAAAATTAAAAGGTTTTTATTGTTTACGTCCCGATTTTTTATCCTTAGAAGAAGTGCTAAAAAATGAGTTATTATTAGGTACAATTCACACAAATTGCTTTACGGATATTTTAATTTCTGTAGAAGTTCCTCCTGCTGATTTTGGTAATAGTAACGGAGAAAAAGAAGTCTTAGAAATAGACTTAATCACCGCAGAAAATAATTCGATCATCAAGCAAATTACTACTTTAAATTATACGGGTTCTTATAAAGAAATCCAGCAAATTAATGAAGACGTTGATCAAGATTTATTGCGATGGAAATTGAAGATTTATAGTACAGAATTAACGAAAACAGTCGATCCCAATAAAACAGGAGAGTTATTAATTAATATGCAGGTAAATGCCACTAAAATAGGAGAAAAAGAATTAGCCAAAACCGTAGCTTCAACCCTAGATAATTTGCAAAAAAAAGGACAATTAACCCCTCATCAAACCACCAGTTTATTGAGAGATACTCGACAAATTAACTAA
- the rimK gene encoding 30S ribosomal protein S6--L-glutamate ligase, with amino-acid sequence MKIAILSQDHSLYSTRRIKEAGEKRGHEMKVVNYLRCYMNITSHKPTVVYGGKPLENFDAVIPRIGASKTFYGLAVVRQFEVMGVFSANESQAISRSRDKLRCVQILAREGIGLPVTGFAHDTEDIDGLIETVGGAPLVIKLLEGTQGIGVVLAETYQAAKSVIQAFKGLNANILVQEFIKEAGGADIRCFVVGNKVVAAMKRQGPEGDFRSNLHRGGKAEKIKLTPEERSTAIRSAKAMGLRIAGVDLLRSNHGPVVMEVNSSPGLEGIEKASQIDVADKIIDFIEKNVEVGNSVRDRIQF; translated from the coding sequence ATGAAAATAGCTATCTTGTCTCAAGATCATAGTCTTTATTCTACTAGAAGAATTAAAGAGGCGGGGGAGAAACGAGGACATGAAATGAAGGTGGTTAATTACCTTAGATGCTATATGAACATTACCTCCCATAAGCCAACGGTGGTTTATGGTGGGAAGCCTTTGGAAAATTTTGATGCGGTGATACCTCGGATTGGTGCTTCTAAAACTTTTTATGGTTTGGCGGTGGTAAGACAATTTGAGGTGATGGGGGTATTTAGTGCCAATGAATCTCAGGCGATTTCTCGATCGAGGGATAAATTACGTTGTGTACAAATTTTAGCACGGGAGGGCATCGGATTACCTGTGACGGGTTTTGCCCATGACACGGAAGATATTGATGGTTTAATCGAGACGGTGGGGGGAGCACCTTTAGTAATCAAGTTATTAGAAGGCACTCAAGGCATTGGGGTTGTTTTAGCGGAAACTTATCAGGCGGCAAAGTCTGTAATTCAAGCCTTTAAGGGATTAAATGCCAATATTTTGGTACAAGAGTTCATTAAAGAGGCAGGGGGTGCAGATATTCGTTGTTTTGTGGTGGGTAATAAAGTTGTAGCGGCGATGAAAAGACAAGGACCCGAAGGAGATTTTCGATCGAACTTACATAGAGGTGGCAAAGCGGAAAAAATCAAACTTACCCCAGAGGAAAGAAGTACAGCTATTCGTTCAGCGAAGGCTATGGGTTTAAGAATAGCAGGAGTTGACCTATTACGATCGAATCATGGTCCTGTCGTCATGGAGGTTAATTCTTCCCCCGGATTAGAAGGCATTGAAAAGGCGAGTCAAATTGATGTCGCCGATAAAATTATTGACTTTATCGAAAAAAATGTGGAAGTTGGGAATAGTGTGCGCGATCGTATTCAATTTTAA
- a CDS encoding lysozyme inhibitor LprI family protein, with protein sequence MNKIFGFAFCTCLTLMIPLDSLIVRSRSGAARSRDIPPEDQDWYGFMETEDTNLGMKIKGGEAMEVLNQRLNEIITKMNLSLDSEAQNLLRESQSTWVNYAQKKCEFMSDKYRGGTHQGLAYSYCFIGEQVNRIKELIAIENDRDNF encoded by the coding sequence ATGAATAAGATATTTGGTTTCGCTTTTTGCACTTGTTTAACCTTAATGATTCCCTTAGATTCATTGATAGTTCGATCACGAAGTGGCGCTGCGCGATCGAGGGATATTCCTCCAGAAGATCAAGATTGGTATGGTTTTATGGAAACAGAAGATACTAATTTAGGTATGAAAATTAAAGGAGGAGAAGCCATGGAAGTATTAAATCAAAGATTAAATGAAATAATAACAAAAATGAATTTATCCTTAGATTCAGAAGCTCAAAATTTATTACGAGAATCCCAATCAACATGGGTTAATTATGCTCAAAAAAAATGTGAATTTATGAGTGATAAATATAGAGGAGGAACTCATCAAGGTTTAGCCTATAGTTATTGCTTTATCGGTGAACAAGTCAACCGTATTAAAGAATTAATTGCTATAGAAAACGATCGAGATAATTTCTAA